A section of the Corynebacterium auris genome encodes:
- a CDS encoding hemolysin family protein: MDIVLSILALLGFVVLTASTGLFVAIEFSMTGLERSTIESHVRSKGDKTAKAVARDHANLSFVLSGAQLGITVSTLAAGYLAEPVLGSFFTPLLELVGLNEQASSAVALVIALVIATFLSMVFGELVPKNAAIAEPLHIARLVVPPVNVFNTIFAWFIRGMNTSANWFVRKLGFEPADELTSARSGQELGAMVRSSAEAGGLDAQTARVIDRSLQFGETTAEEVMTPRSKIESLDVEDTVADLIEMARETGYSRFPVRRGDLDDTVGVVHIKDAFSIDAHLRSTTRLADLARPVLFVPGTLDGDAVLNRVRSAGSQVVLVADEYGGTQGLVTIEDVVEEILGEVYDEYDDRDSERDFQRFGSSWEVSGLVRLDEVSERTSYTAPDGPYETLGGLVVSTLGRIPRVGDKVLLPEDHATLRESFTSANAGRWLAHVSVMDDRRVDKVILTPVSHPAQEGEQE, translated from the coding sequence ATGGACATAGTTTTATCGATCCTCGCTCTGCTCGGCTTTGTCGTGCTGACGGCCTCCACCGGCCTCTTCGTGGCCATCGAGTTTTCCATGACCGGGCTGGAGCGCTCCACCATCGAGTCGCACGTGCGCTCCAAGGGGGACAAGACGGCGAAAGCTGTCGCGCGCGACCACGCGAACCTGTCGTTCGTGCTCTCCGGCGCGCAGCTGGGCATCACCGTCTCCACCCTCGCGGCCGGTTACCTCGCCGAGCCCGTGCTCGGGTCCTTTTTCACCCCCCTGCTGGAACTAGTGGGCCTCAACGAGCAGGCTTCCTCGGCGGTCGCGCTGGTCATCGCACTCGTGATCGCGACGTTTTTGTCCATGGTGTTCGGCGAGCTCGTGCCCAAAAACGCCGCCATCGCTGAGCCGCTGCACATCGCGCGCCTCGTGGTCCCCCCAGTCAACGTCTTCAACACGATCTTCGCGTGGTTTATCCGCGGGATGAATACCTCCGCTAACTGGTTCGTGCGCAAGCTCGGCTTCGAGCCGGCGGACGAGCTGACCTCAGCCCGCTCCGGCCAGGAGCTCGGCGCGATGGTGCGCAGCTCCGCGGAGGCGGGTGGCTTGGACGCCCAAACCGCCCGCGTGATCGACCGCTCCCTCCAGTTCGGCGAGACGACCGCCGAGGAGGTGATGACGCCGCGCTCCAAGATCGAATCCCTGGACGTCGAGGACACCGTTGCCGACCTCATCGAGATGGCGCGTGAGACGGGATACTCGCGCTTCCCCGTGCGCCGCGGTGACCTCGACGACACCGTTGGCGTAGTCCACATCAAGGACGCCTTTTCCATCGACGCTCACCTGCGCTCGACCACCCGCCTCGCCGACCTGGCCCGCCCCGTCCTTTTCGTGCCGGGCACGCTCGACGGCGACGCGGTGCTCAATCGCGTGCGTTCCGCTGGCTCCCAGGTCGTGCTCGTCGCGGATGAGTACGGCGGCACGCAGGGCCTGGTGACCATCGAGGACGTGGTCGAGGAGATCCTCGGCGAGGTGTACGACGAGTACGACGACAGGGACTCGGAGCGGGACTTCCAGCGCTTCGGCTCCTCCTGGGAGGTCTCCGGTCTCGTACGCCTCGACGAGGTGAGCGAAAGGACGTCCTACACCGCGCCTGACGGGCCGTACGAGACGCTCGGTGGCCTGGTGGTTTCCACGCTCGGGCGCATCCCGCGTGTCGGAGATAAGGTGCTGCTGCCGGAGGATCACGCGACACTTCGAGAGTCCTTCACCTCCGCCAACGCGGGCCGCTGGCTCGCCCACGTCTCCGTCATGGACGACCGCCGCGTGGACAAGGTCATCCTCACCCCCGTGTCGCACCCGGCCCAGGAAGGAGAGCAAGAATGA
- a CDS encoding MerR family transcriptional regulator, which produces MSNDTPHLSTGSAEAVQETLFDVGPSDIVGYRVPIACQVAGITYRQLDYWARTNLVRPSIRGARGSGSQRLYSFKDLLVLKIVKGLLDTGISLQNIRLAVDKLRDRGVNDIAEITLVSDGTTVYECRSNEDIIDLLSGGQGVFGIAVPQIMRDLTGSISAFPAERVSEGTSEDNVIGLDELAARRRRKSS; this is translated from the coding sequence GTGAGCAACGACACCCCCCACCTCAGCACCGGGTCCGCCGAGGCCGTCCAAGAGACGCTTTTCGACGTCGGACCCTCCGACATCGTCGGATACCGCGTCCCCATTGCCTGCCAGGTGGCCGGCATCACCTACCGCCAGCTCGACTACTGGGCGCGCACCAATCTCGTGCGCCCCTCCATCCGCGGCGCGCGCGGTTCCGGCTCGCAGCGTTTGTACTCCTTCAAGGATCTGCTGGTGCTGAAGATCGTGAAGGGCTTGCTCGATACCGGCATCTCCCTGCAGAACATCCGGCTGGCCGTCGACAAGCTTCGCGACCGCGGAGTGAACGACATCGCCGAGATCACGCTCGTCTCTGACGGGACCACGGTGTACGAATGCCGCAGCAACGAGGACATCATCGACCTGCTGAGCGGGGGTCAGGGCGTCTTCGGTATCGCGGTGCCGCAGATCATGCGTGACCTGACCGGCAGCATCTCCGCTTTCCCGGCCGAGCGCGTCTCGGAGGGTACCTCCGAGGACAACGTCATCGGCCTCGACGAGCTGGCCGCGCGCCGCCGCCGCAAGTCCTCCTAG
- a CDS encoding hemolysin family protein gives MSIGLAILLIVLLLAMNAFFVASEFALISSRRDRLESLLAQGKKEAERVIVAIEHLTTYLAGAQFGITIASLVLGKVAEPAVARYVEVPFAALGLPPDLLHPISFVIALGLISYLHILFGEMVPKNIAIAGPERLALVLTPVMSAWVKLTRPVIEFLNWVANKTLAAFGIEQRDELESTVDQEQLASMIQESRKEGLLDAEETVRLAKALRSDSRSLKEVMIPLDKLKTIPYSGRGVPLSTIEQAVRETGFSRFPVERSASVLVGYIHVKDILDLMAAGADEGNHDPLIPTSRIRSLSIVDGAGSLDDALTSMHRRSAHMAQVRDGGELVGVLALEDIIEEYVGTVSDWTHEGA, from the coding sequence ATGAGCATCGGCCTCGCCATCCTCCTGATCGTTTTGCTCCTAGCCATGAACGCATTCTTCGTGGCCTCGGAATTCGCCCTCATCTCCTCGCGCCGTGACCGCCTCGAGTCCCTGCTCGCGCAGGGCAAGAAGGAGGCCGAGCGGGTAATTGTCGCGATCGAGCACCTCACGACGTATCTCGCAGGTGCCCAGTTCGGCATTACCATCGCCTCCCTGGTCCTCGGCAAGGTCGCTGAGCCCGCCGTGGCCCGCTACGTCGAAGTGCCGTTCGCCGCGCTTGGCCTTCCGCCGGACCTCCTCCACCCGATCTCCTTTGTCATCGCCCTCGGTCTCATCTCGTACCTGCACATCCTGTTCGGCGAAATGGTGCCCAAGAACATCGCTATCGCCGGCCCGGAGCGCCTCGCTCTCGTACTCACCCCAGTTATGAGCGCGTGGGTGAAGCTCACCCGCCCGGTGATCGAGTTCCTCAACTGGGTCGCCAACAAGACCCTCGCGGCCTTCGGCATCGAGCAGCGCGACGAGCTCGAGTCCACGGTGGATCAGGAGCAACTCGCCTCCATGATTCAGGAGTCGCGCAAGGAGGGGCTTCTCGACGCCGAAGAGACCGTCCGCCTGGCCAAGGCGCTACGCTCCGACTCGCGCAGCCTCAAAGAGGTGATGATCCCGCTGGATAAGCTGAAGACCATCCCCTACTCTGGGCGCGGCGTCCCGCTGTCGACCATTGAGCAGGCGGTGCGCGAGACCGGCTTTTCGCGCTTCCCCGTCGAGCGTTCCGCAAGCGTTTTGGTCGGCTACATTCACGTCAAGGACATCCTCGACCTCATGGCGGCCGGGGCCGATGAAGGCAATCACGACCCGCTCATCCCCACCTCCCGCATCCGCTCCCTGAGTATCGTCGACGGGGCCGGCAGCCTCGACGACGCGCTGACCTCCATGCACCGGCGCTCCGCGCACATGGCGCAGGTCCGCGACGGCGGCGAACTGGTCGGCGTCCTCGCTTTGGAGGACATCATCGAAGAGTATGTGGGCACGGTGTCCGACTGGACTCACGAGGGCGCCTAA
- a CDS encoding 3-methyladenine DNA glycosylase translates to MATTLTRQQWRRAQSEHTERARRWVDPHLARRSAGEVHPVWDFLFDYYRLRPGHLKRWQPGFGVDLEDAAEFGERRYFDVDKHGTARLAADELIAKRGEDLRRVRDLVARIGASQPHFDCFGLHEWAMVYRAGAPRHGLPLRLGPDGTDAVVESHQLKCSHIDAYRFFTPAARPLNLTVLTRESQAEHDQPGCVHVTMDLYKWAAKAGPAVPGELLLDCFELAARARALDMEASPYDCRGLGFGVVPIETPEGKAEYVHRQRQLSRRAQPLRQRLLSLLDAVLADKMAEKAK, encoded by the coding sequence GTGGCAACCACGCTGACCAGACAGCAGTGGCGGCGCGCTCAGTCCGAGCACACCGAGCGCGCCCGGCGCTGGGTAGACCCCCACCTTGCGCGGCGCAGCGCAGGCGAGGTACACCCCGTGTGGGATTTCCTCTTTGACTACTACAGGTTGCGCCCTGGCCACTTAAAGCGCTGGCAACCCGGGTTCGGAGTCGACCTCGAGGACGCCGCGGAGTTCGGCGAGCGGCGCTATTTTGACGTCGATAAGCATGGAACGGCCCGCCTCGCTGCGGATGAGCTCATCGCGAAGCGAGGCGAGGACCTGCGGCGCGTGCGTGACCTCGTGGCGCGCATCGGCGCGTCGCAGCCGCACTTCGATTGTTTTGGGCTGCACGAGTGGGCGATGGTGTACCGCGCGGGCGCGCCGCGTCACGGGCTCCCGCTGCGCCTGGGGCCCGACGGGACCGACGCCGTGGTGGAATCGCACCAGCTCAAGTGCAGCCACATTGACGCCTACCGCTTCTTCACCCCGGCCGCCCGACCACTGAATCTGACCGTGCTCACCCGCGAAAGCCAGGCAGAGCACGACCAACCCGGGTGCGTCCACGTGACGATGGATCTGTACAAATGGGCGGCCAAGGCCGGCCCCGCGGTCCCCGGGGAGCTGCTGCTCGACTGCTTCGAGCTGGCCGCCCGGGCGCGCGCACTCGACATGGAGGCCTCCCCCTACGACTGCCGGGGCCTCGGCTTCGGCGTCGTGCCCATCGAAACGCCCGAGGGCAAAGCCGAGTACGTGCACCGCCAACGCCAGCTCAGCCGCCGGGCGCAGCCGCTGCGCCAGCGCCTGCTCTCGCTCCTCGACGCCGTGTTGGCAGATAAGATGGCTGAGAAGGCAAAGTAG
- a CDS encoding vWA domain-containing protein: protein MGRHSDGTNNYSLSRSVIAVLVIVVLVIAVAIWYVAASPGSDNAEPEEPDCVAGELELPVAASDEAVARTLTDAYAASQPVVRDFCVTPLLVADAAEAAVYVGSDSPATAEILSQAGRSVSVSDPEPVASQPVGVASEEEVAPADVALQQVAFPTDGEPAVSAAVATELAPNADEAADALRNQRVGAAEDVLNDERYAATTRDGTPAGWAFTELGGSVLFAALPLNQADGVSEDQSRAGQDFARFSAEGFAGDGADQPEIADTVWEAAVPPEAAEPADEQQPAEEDPAAAPEMVSTLFLLDTSEAMAPFLPAAAESIGNAAREVAGNGHSVGLWNYSSPLNPGVQQSYRENVMLGPDAEAVATAAGRFGIGGQPNTREALSAAVGYAAEVQGPVRVVLITTGTADAADDEAFVSALREATGDNARISVVHVGPNEQDPAVAEVAEAVSASPDEAGLGQAVAEVVGQ, encoded by the coding sequence ATGGGTCGGCATTCTGACGGCACTAACAACTACTCCCTGTCCCGGAGCGTGATCGCGGTGCTCGTCATCGTCGTGCTCGTGATCGCGGTCGCGATCTGGTACGTCGCCGCGAGCCCGGGATCGGATAACGCCGAGCCCGAGGAGCCGGACTGCGTCGCCGGAGAGCTCGAACTGCCCGTTGCCGCCTCCGACGAAGCAGTGGCGCGCACCCTCACCGATGCTTACGCCGCCTCGCAGCCCGTCGTTCGAGACTTCTGCGTCACTCCCCTGCTCGTCGCCGACGCTGCCGAGGCCGCCGTTTACGTCGGCTCCGACTCCCCCGCCACCGCTGAAATCCTCTCGCAGGCCGGGCGCAGCGTTTCCGTCTCGGACCCGGAGCCCGTTGCCTCGCAACCCGTCGGTGTCGCCTCGGAGGAAGAGGTTGCCCCCGCGGACGTCGCACTGCAGCAGGTCGCCTTCCCCACAGACGGCGAGCCCGCCGTATCGGCGGCCGTGGCTACTGAGCTCGCCCCCAACGCCGACGAGGCGGCCGATGCGCTGCGCAACCAGCGCGTCGGTGCCGCGGAAGATGTGCTCAACGACGAACGCTACGCCGCCACCACCCGCGACGGAACGCCCGCCGGATGGGCCTTCACCGAGCTCGGCGGCTCCGTCCTCTTCGCCGCTTTGCCCCTGAACCAGGCCGACGGGGTCAGCGAGGACCAGTCTCGCGCAGGGCAGGATTTCGCCCGCTTCTCCGCCGAGGGCTTCGCCGGGGACGGGGCCGACCAGCCTGAGATCGCGGATACTGTGTGGGAGGCAGCCGTCCCGCCAGAAGCCGCGGAGCCAGCGGACGAACAGCAGCCCGCCGAGGAGGACCCGGCGGCGGCCCCCGAGATGGTGAGCACTCTATTCTTGCTGGACACCTCCGAGGCGATGGCCCCCTTCCTTCCGGCCGCTGCCGAGTCCATCGGCAACGCTGCACGGGAAGTCGCGGGCAACGGGCATAGCGTTGGGCTGTGGAACTACTCCAGCCCCCTCAACCCGGGCGTGCAGCAAAGCTACCGCGAAAACGTCATGCTCGGACCCGACGCGGAAGCCGTAGCCACGGCAGCTGGCCGCTTCGGCATCGGCGGGCAGCCCAACACCCGCGAGGCGCTGAGCGCCGCCGTCGGCTACGCCGCGGAAGTACAGGGGCCGGTGCGCGTCGTGCTCATCACCACCGGCACCGCAGACGCGGCAGACGACGAGGCCTTCGTCTCCGCCCTGCGCGAGGCCACCGGGGATAACGCGCGGATCTCTGTCGTCCACGTTGGCCCCAACGAGCAGGACCCGGCGGTTGCCGAGGTCGCGGAAGCGGTGAGCGCCTCCCCGGATGAGGCTGGTCTTGGCCAGGCAGTCGCCGAGGTCGTGGGCCAGTAA
- the odhI gene encoding oxoglutarate dehydrogenase inhibitor Odhl, translated as MSENTGTPENQVETTSVFRADLLKEMESGAASSDAVGGADNLPEGAALLVVKRGPNAGSRFLLDQDTTTAGRHPDADIFLDDVTVSRRHAEFRRNEGGFEVVDVGSLNGTYVNREPRNSQALSSGDEIQIGKFRLVFIAATA; from the coding sequence ATGAGCGAAAACACTGGTACGCCGGAGAATCAAGTAGAAACCACTTCGGTGTTCCGTGCAGACCTGCTGAAGGAAATGGAGTCGGGCGCCGCCTCCTCCGACGCTGTAGGGGGTGCGGATAACCTGCCCGAGGGTGCCGCGCTTCTCGTGGTCAAGCGCGGCCCGAACGCGGGTTCCCGCTTCCTTCTGGACCAGGACACCACCACCGCCGGCCGCCACCCGGACGCCGACATCTTCCTCGACGATGTCACCGTTTCCCGGCGCCACGCGGAGTTCCGCCGCAACGAAGGCGGCTTCGAGGTCGTCGATGTCGGCTCCCTCAACGGCACCTACGTCAACCGCGAACCGCGCAACTCCCAGGCGCTGTCGAGCGGTGACGAGATTCAGATCGGCAAATTCCGCCTCGTCTTCATTGCCGCTACCGCCTAA
- the secA2 gene encoding accessory Sec system translocase SecA2 encodes MGAFDWFWKAMGASAERNNKASKSIVGKAHGLIGEYEQLPDAELAEAIRATVKGEEIEDKASFLAILSVASSRTLGMTPYEVQNQAVLRMLEGDVIQMATGEGKTLVGAMTATGYALTGKRVHVITVNNYLASRDAEWMRPLVEFFGLSVAAVMESSTRGERALAYRCDVVYAPVTEIGFDHLRDNQITHREQTVQAKAQVALVDEADSVLVDEALVPLVLAGSEPGTQATGRITEAVSRLKEGEDYTVDAEGRNAFLTDEGARRVEALLGIDSLYSDEHIGDTLVRVNLALHAKALLIRDVHYIVEEGKVALVDASRGRVAELQRWPDGLQAAVEAKEGLAVSEGGRILDSITLQALMRRYPRVTGMTGTAVEATDQLRSFYGLHVSVIDRARTLRRFDEADRIYATMEEKNAAIVEEIVHLHSTGQPVLVGTHDVAESEALAAALERRGVHANVLNAKNDRHEARIIAEAGDLGRVTVSTQMAGRGTDIRLGGADESEHDEVAERGGLAVIGTARHRTARLDNQLRGRAGRQGDPGLSVFFVSLEDDIVTSGGAGEQVTAHPGEDGRIESDRVQGFVEHCQRVTEGQLLEIHSQTWKYNKLLADHRDILDERRARLLDTDTAWRELAKRSPERAASLNELPAQTREQAAREIMLFHLDAEWSEHLALMDDVRESIHLRAIARETPIDEYHRIAVREFKDLANRAVDHAVESFETVLIDADGAHLEDAGWKRPSATWTYMVSDNPLAGSGNSFITGVANIFR; translated from the coding sequence ATGGGTGCCTTTGACTGGTTCTGGAAGGCCATGGGCGCGAGCGCGGAGCGCAACAATAAGGCGTCGAAAAGCATCGTGGGGAAAGCGCACGGGCTGATCGGGGAGTACGAACAGCTTCCCGACGCCGAGCTGGCGGAGGCGATCCGCGCCACGGTGAAAGGCGAGGAGATTGAGGACAAGGCCTCGTTTTTGGCCATTCTCTCGGTCGCGTCGTCCCGCACCCTCGGCATGACACCCTACGAGGTGCAGAACCAGGCCGTGCTGCGGATGCTCGAAGGCGACGTGATCCAGATGGCCACCGGTGAGGGTAAGACGCTCGTGGGAGCGATGACGGCCACGGGCTACGCCCTGACGGGCAAGCGGGTTCACGTCATCACGGTGAACAACTATCTGGCCAGCCGCGACGCCGAGTGGATGCGCCCGCTCGTCGAGTTCTTCGGCCTGAGCGTCGCGGCGGTGATGGAGTCCTCGACGCGCGGGGAGCGCGCCCTCGCTTACCGCTGCGACGTGGTCTACGCCCCGGTTACGGAGATCGGCTTCGACCACTTGCGGGACAACCAGATTACGCACCGCGAGCAGACGGTTCAGGCTAAGGCGCAGGTCGCGCTTGTCGACGAAGCTGACAGCGTACTTGTCGACGAAGCCCTGGTCCCGCTCGTGCTCGCGGGCTCGGAACCCGGCACGCAGGCGACGGGGCGCATCACCGAGGCGGTCTCCCGCCTGAAGGAGGGCGAGGACTACACCGTCGACGCCGAAGGCCGCAACGCCTTCCTCACTGACGAGGGTGCGCGGCGGGTGGAGGCGCTGCTCGGCATCGACTCGCTCTACTCCGACGAGCACATCGGCGACACGCTGGTTCGCGTGAACCTCGCGCTACACGCCAAGGCGCTGCTGATCCGGGACGTCCACTACATCGTGGAGGAGGGCAAGGTCGCGCTTGTCGACGCCTCACGCGGCCGCGTCGCTGAGCTCCAGCGCTGGCCCGATGGGCTCCAGGCCGCCGTCGAGGCGAAGGAGGGCCTGGCGGTCTCCGAGGGCGGGCGGATCCTCGACTCGATCACTCTTCAGGCCCTCATGCGCCGCTACCCCCGGGTGACCGGCATGACGGGCACAGCGGTGGAGGCGACCGACCAGCTGCGCTCCTTCTACGGGCTGCACGTCTCCGTCATCGACCGGGCGAGAACGCTGCGCCGCTTCGACGAAGCGGACCGGATCTACGCCACCATGGAGGAGAAAAACGCCGCAATTGTCGAGGAGATCGTGCACCTGCACTCCACGGGGCAGCCGGTCCTGGTGGGCACGCACGACGTCGCCGAGTCGGAGGCGCTGGCCGCAGCGCTCGAGCGCCGCGGGGTGCACGCCAACGTACTCAACGCGAAAAATGACAGGCACGAGGCGCGCATCATCGCCGAGGCCGGCGACCTTGGCCGCGTGACGGTGTCCACTCAGATGGCCGGTCGCGGCACGGACATTCGCCTTGGCGGGGCGGATGAGTCCGAGCACGACGAGGTCGCCGAGCGCGGCGGCTTGGCCGTCATCGGCACGGCGCGCCACCGCACCGCGCGGCTGGACAATCAGCTGCGTGGGCGCGCGGGCCGGCAGGGGGACCCCGGGCTGAGCGTGTTTTTCGTCTCGCTGGAGGATGATATCGTCACCAGCGGCGGGGCGGGAGAGCAGGTCACCGCGCACCCGGGGGAGGACGGGCGCATCGAGTCGGACCGGGTGCAGGGCTTCGTGGAGCACTGCCAGCGCGTTACCGAAGGACAGCTGCTGGAAATTCATTCGCAGACGTGGAAGTACAACAAGCTGCTCGCGGACCACCGCGACATCCTCGACGAGCGCCGCGCCCGCCTGCTGGACACGGACACCGCCTGGCGGGAGCTGGCCAAGCGCAGCCCCGAGCGCGCCGCTTCCCTGAACGAACTGCCCGCACAAACGCGCGAGCAGGCCGCCCGCGAGATCATGCTCTTTCACCTCGACGCGGAGTGGTCGGAGCACCTGGCTCTCATGGACGACGTCCGCGAGTCCATCCACCTGCGCGCCATTGCGCGCGAGACTCCGATCGACGAGTACCACCGCATTGCCGTGCGAGAGTTCAAGGACCTGGCCAACCGCGCCGTCGACCACGCCGTAGAGAGCTTCGAGACAGTGCTTATCGACGCCGACGGGGCGCACTTGGAGGACGCGGGGTGGAAGCGCCCGAGCGCGACGTGGACCTACATGGTCTCCGACAACCCCTTGGCGGGCTCCGGGAACTCCTTCATCACCGGGGTGGCGAATATTTTTCGGTAA
- a CDS encoding bifunctional nuclease family protein has product MVPISVTGVFPLGPENFLCALLHAPDQGRFLPVWLPPVEGAQLLARLSGASPSRPGTHDVLGDVIAQSGRGVNAIEISSYYNGVFMATLTLGDGTEYDLRASDALVLAAALDESVEVDETVLAQAGVRISAADLSTYFNLNIDTGGDAAEGDSASGDAAADAEFEQLMRDLGVEEGDLGEEQ; this is encoded by the coding sequence ATGGTTCCCATCAGTGTGACCGGGGTATTCCCGCTCGGGCCGGAGAACTTCCTCTGTGCCCTTCTCCACGCGCCTGATCAGGGCCGCTTCCTTCCTGTGTGGCTGCCGCCCGTCGAGGGCGCGCAGCTTCTCGCTCGGCTGAGCGGGGCCAGCCCCAGCCGCCCGGGCACCCACGACGTCCTCGGCGACGTGATCGCCCAGTCCGGGCGAGGGGTGAACGCAATCGAGATCTCGAGCTACTACAACGGCGTGTTCATGGCCACCCTGACCCTCGGCGACGGCACAGAATACGACCTGCGCGCTTCCGACGCGCTTGTTTTGGCCGCGGCCTTGGACGAAAGCGTCGAGGTCGACGAGACTGTGCTGGCCCAGGCGGGAGTGCGCATCTCGGCCGCGGACCTGAGTACCTACTTCAACCTGAACATCGACACGGGAGGCGACGCCGCGGAGGGGGACTCCGCGAGCGGCGACGCCGCCGCCGACGCGGAGTTCGAGCAGCTCATGCGCGACCTCGGGGTCGAGGAAGGCGACCTCGGGGAAGAGCAATAA
- the ftsR gene encoding transcriptional regulator FtsR has product MSAIRKTSPQQPAARAGAKTTAKTMSIGVVLNRLREEFPDVTVSKIRFLESEGLITPQRTASGYRRFTDDDVERLRYILVTQRDNYLPLKVIREQLDAMDSGQVTAIMSAAKADPIVSPETFRAAPATRLTDVDLAQQANTAESTVAELVKAGLLTPDATGHFSADDVRVVTTALALSEFGLDTRHLKSLRTAAGRQADLISQVVEPVAKSRTAGAKQKAEEIGHQMTALVVSLHADLVKNELRRRLDS; this is encoded by the coding sequence GTGAGCGCAATTCGCAAGACCTCCCCGCAGCAGCCTGCCGCGCGCGCGGGCGCAAAGACCACCGCCAAGACCATGTCCATCGGCGTCGTGCTAAACCGCTTGCGCGAGGAGTTCCCGGACGTCACGGTGTCCAAGATCCGCTTCCTCGAGTCTGAGGGGCTGATCACCCCCCAGCGCACGGCCTCGGGCTACCGCCGGTTCACCGACGACGACGTCGAGCGCCTGCGCTACATCTTGGTGACTCAGCGCGATAACTACCTGCCGCTTAAGGTCATCCGCGAGCAGCTCGACGCGATGGACTCCGGCCAGGTCACCGCGATCATGTCCGCGGCGAAGGCCGATCCGATCGTGTCCCCGGAGACCTTCCGTGCTGCTCCGGCGACGCGCTTGACCGACGTCGACTTGGCGCAGCAGGCGAACACCGCCGAGTCCACCGTCGCCGAGCTGGTCAAGGCCGGGTTGCTCACCCCGGACGCGACGGGCCACTTCAGCGCGGACGACGTTCGCGTGGTCACCACCGCCCTCGCGCTTTCCGAGTTCGGCCTGGATACCCGGCACCTGAAGTCGCTGCGGACAGCCGCCGGGCGCCAGGCCGATCTGATCTCGCAGGTCGTCGAGCCGGTGGCAAAGTCGCGTACGGCGGGGGCGAAACAGAAGGCGGAGGAGATCGGCCACCAGATGACTGCGCTGGTGGTGTCCCTGCACGCAGACCTCGTGAAAAACGAGCTGCGCCGCCGACTCGACAGCTAG